A DNA window from Deltaproteobacteria bacterium contains the following coding sequences:
- a CDS encoding B12-binding domain-containing radical SAM protein gives MRYEGPIYRPPSEADSLLIQATIGCPHNRCTFCMVYKDGPRYRVRPVDDIKEDMLEAKKIYGPHVRTMFLPAGNTIAMNTKDLAEVCSFAKMTFPTIDRITVYGSSQFIHKKGPIQLERLAKAGLGRIHVGIESGDDLVLRRIRKGTHARQQIEAGRWVMAAGIELSLYVILGIGGRERTREHAEETARVINEIAPDFLRLRTFVPKINTPLLEDVQAGRFEMLTPHGVLEETKVLLEGLTIATTLTSDHYTNYINLYGSLPEDKPRLLDQITQASEQDESYFRPFFVGTQ, from the coding sequence ATGCGCTATGAAGGACCCATATACCGCCCGCCCAGCGAGGCCGACTCGCTCTTGATCCAGGCAACCATCGGATGTCCTCACAACCGATGCACTTTCTGCATGGTCTACAAGGACGGCCCCAGGTACCGTGTGCGTCCCGTTGATGATATCAAGGAGGACATGCTGGAAGCAAAAAAGATCTACGGTCCTCACGTGCGGACCATGTTTCTTCCTGCCGGGAATACCATTGCCATGAATACAAAGGATTTGGCTGAGGTATGCTCTTTTGCCAAGATGACTTTCCCCACTATTGACCGGATCACCGTATACGGATCCTCGCAGTTTATCCACAAGAAAGGGCCAATACAACTTGAGCGATTGGCCAAAGCAGGCCTCGGGCGCATTCACGTCGGGATCGAATCGGGCGACGACCTAGTCCTAAGGCGTATACGCAAGGGAACCCATGCCCGGCAGCAAATCGAAGCAGGCAGGTGGGTCATGGCCGCGGGCATTGAGCTGAGCCTGTACGTGATTTTGGGCATTGGGGGGAGGGAAAGGACTCGTGAGCATGCTGAAGAAACGGCTCGGGTGATCAATGAAATCGCGCCCGATTTTTTGCGGTTACGGACCTTTGTCCCGAAGATCAACACACCGCTTTTGGAAGACGTTCAGGCAGGACGATTTGAAATGCTCACCCCTCACGGGGTCTTGGAGGAAACAAAGGTCCTTCTTGAAGGACTCACCATTGCCACGACCCTGACCAGTGATCACTACACGAACTACATCAACCTTTACGGCAGCCTTCCCGAGGACAAACCGCGCTTGCTGGATCAGATCACACAGGCATCAGAGCAGGATGAGTCTTACTTTCGGCCGTTTTTTGTTGGGACACAATAG
- the ispG gene encoding flavodoxin-dependent (E)-4-hydroxy-3-methylbut-2-enyl-diphosphate synthase, with product MARRKQTRQISIGGVKVGGGAPITVQSMTNTFTHEIGATVAQIHRLEAAGCELVRVAVPDAAAVEAISSIKEQISIPLIADIHFDYRLALGAVRAGADALRINPGNIGGAKKVKAVAKLAQERGIAIRIGVNAGSLEKEILKRYGSATPEAMVESALRHIEFLESFDFRDIKLSIKASDVARTVEAYRLAASKTDFPLHVGVTEAGTLVSGTVKSALGIGILLADGIGDTIRVSLTRDPVDEVRVGFEILKALKIRQRGPDIVSCPTCGRCEIDLVDVVERVESALITKATPVQLAIMGCVVNGPGEAREADIGIAGGKGHGVLFKKGKVVRKVPEDRLVETLLEEVEKLEKT from the coding sequence ATTGCAAGGCGCAAACAAACTCGGCAGATATCAATCGGCGGCGTGAAGGTCGGGGGTGGCGCTCCGATTACTGTCCAATCCATGACCAACACCTTCACGCACGAGATCGGCGCCACTGTGGCGCAAATTCATCGCTTGGAGGCTGCAGGCTGTGAGCTTGTGCGGGTGGCAGTGCCGGATGCTGCGGCCGTTGAGGCTATTTCCTCCATAAAAGAGCAAATCTCAATTCCCCTCATTGCCGATATTCATTTTGATTACCGGTTGGCCCTGGGGGCTGTGAGGGCCGGAGCCGATGCCCTCCGGATCAACCCGGGAAACATTGGCGGGGCCAAGAAGGTCAAGGCCGTGGCCAAACTGGCCCAAGAGCGGGGCATTGCCATTCGCATAGGCGTTAACGCGGGGTCACTCGAAAAAGAGATCCTGAAGAGATACGGCTCTGCCACACCCGAGGCCATGGTTGAAAGCGCCCTTCGCCATATTGAATTTCTTGAGTCTTTTGACTTTCGCGACATCAAGCTCTCTATTAAGGCATCGGACGTAGCCCGCACTGTGGAAGCTTACAGGCTTGCCGCATCCAAGACCGATTTTCCCCTTCACGTGGGCGTGACCGAGGCCGGCACTCTGGTCTCGGGCACAGTGAAATCGGCCCTGGGCATTGGCATTTTGCTTGCCGACGGTATAGGAGACACCATTCGCGTTTCCCTCACACGAGATCCGGTCGACGAAGTGCGGGTGGGATTTGAGATCTTAAAGGCGTTGAAGATCAGACAACGCGGACCGGACATAGTTTCGTGTCCCACCTGCGGCAGATGTGAAATCGACCTGGTGGATGTGGTGGAACGGGTGGAATCGGCCCTGATCACGAAAGCCACGCCAGTACAGCTTGCCATCATGGGATGTGTGGTGAACGGACCAGGGGAGGCGCGAGAGGCAGACATCGGCATCGCCGGGGGCAAGGGACACGGGGTTCTGTTCAAGAAAGGCAAAGTGGTGCGCAAGGTGCCGGAAGATAGACTCGTTGAGACCCTCCTTGAAGAAGTGGAAAAATTGGAAAAGACATGA
- a CDS encoding proline--tRNA ligase, producing MKTEKTAVTPTRHEDYPEWYQQVVKVSDLAENSPVRGCMVIKPWGYALWENIRDVLDDMFKETGVKNAYFPLFIPKRFLEKEAEHVEGFAKECAVVTHHRLEEGEDGSLVPAGPLEEPLVVRPTSETIIGESFSRWVTSYRDLPLLINQWANVVRWEMRTRIFLRTSEFLWQEGHTAHASPEEAMERTRQMLDIYARLAQDYLAIPVVRGEKTPAERFPGAVNTYCVEAMMQDRKALQAGTSHFLGQNFARASEIKYQSAREKEKYAWTTSWGVSTRLIGAIIMAHGDDNGLVLPPMIASSHVVLMPIVKKAKDRNLVMDYTHALALELRELRCHQRKISVEIDDRETGTKGWDWIKKGIPLRVEIGPRDIAQDSVFVGRRDRGPRDKESIRRDEFVKTIVPVLDDIQKNLFDRALRFRNENTVHIDSKDDFYDFFTPDDPATPEIHGGFALAHWCGDQGCEERIKEDLSVTIRCIPFSDHTESGACIVCGANSNNPVIFAKAY from the coding sequence ATGAAAACAGAAAAGACAGCAGTTACGCCAACACGGCACGAAGACTACCCGGAATGGTATCAGCAAGTGGTCAAGGTATCGGATCTGGCTGAAAACTCGCCGGTGAGAGGATGCATGGTCATCAAGCCATGGGGCTATGCCCTTTGGGAAAACATAAGAGATGTTCTCGATGACATGTTCAAAGAAACAGGGGTCAAGAACGCCTATTTTCCCCTTTTCATACCAAAGCGGTTCCTTGAAAAAGAAGCGGAACACGTGGAGGGGTTTGCCAAGGAATGCGCTGTTGTCACCCATCACCGTTTGGAAGAAGGCGAAGATGGGAGCCTTGTCCCGGCAGGACCGCTAGAGGAGCCTCTGGTGGTAAGGCCTACATCGGAGACGATCATAGGAGAGTCTTTTTCAAGGTGGGTAACCAGCTACCGGGATCTCCCGCTTCTCATCAATCAATGGGCCAACGTGGTGAGGTGGGAAATGAGGACTCGCATCTTCTTAAGAACAAGTGAGTTCCTCTGGCAAGAAGGGCACACGGCCCATGCCAGCCCGGAAGAGGCCATGGAGAGAACCCGCCAGATGCTTGATATCTATGCAAGGCTTGCTCAAGACTATCTTGCCATCCCTGTAGTCAGGGGCGAAAAAACCCCTGCCGAGCGGTTTCCCGGGGCGGTCAATACGTATTGTGTGGAGGCCATGATGCAGGACCGAAAGGCCCTTCAGGCAGGGACTTCTCATTTTCTGGGACAAAACTTTGCCAGGGCCTCTGAGATCAAGTACCAGTCAGCGCGAGAAAAGGAAAAATATGCATGGACCACATCCTGGGGGGTTTCCACGCGTCTGATCGGCGCTATTATTATGGCACACGGCGATGACAACGGTCTTGTTCTGCCACCCATGATCGCGTCGTCTCATGTGGTTCTCATGCCGATTGTCAAGAAAGCCAAGGACAGAAATCTTGTTATGGACTACACCCATGCCCTGGCCCTGGAGTTGAGAGAACTGAGGTGCCATCAGCGCAAAATCTCCGTGGAAATCGATGACAGGGAAACAGGGACAAAGGGGTGGGATTGGATCAAGAAGGGAATACCGCTGCGCGTGGAGATAGGGCCAAGGGATATTGCCCAGGACTCGGTCTTTGTGGGCCGAAGGGACCGTGGCCCCAGAGACAAGGAATCGATCCGGCGTGATGAGTTTGTGAAGACTATCGTCCCCGTGTTGGATGACATCCAGAAAAACCTCTTTGATCGAGCCTTGCGATTCAGGAATGAGAACACCGTGCATATTGATTCCAAAGATGATTTCTATGATTTTTTCACACCTGATGATCCGGCAACACCTGAAATCCATGGGGGTTTTGCCCTTGCTCATTGGTGTGGAGATCAAGGCTGCGAGGAAAGGATCAAGGAGGATCTCAGTGTCACTATTCGATGCATTCCCTTTTCGGACCATACCGAGAGCGGAGCCTGCATTGTGTGTGGGGCTAACAGCAACAACCCCGTGATATTTGCCAAGGCCTATTAG
- a CDS encoding bifunctional (p)ppGpp synthetase/guanosine-3',5'-bis(diphosphate) 3'-pyrophosphohydrolase: MIRITDILDRISAYHPEANLDLVERAYVYSARIHDGQVRLSGEPYLSHPLEVAGLLTQLKLDTISVAAGLLHDVLEDTNTTAEELTEMFGPQVTHIVEGVTKLSSLSFRSSETRQAESIRKMILAMADDIRVILIKLCDRLHNMRTLQFQKEYKQVRIAQETLDIYAPIANRLGIYWIKNELEDISFLYLFPHEYREIANLVDTKKEEQQKHIETMKEIIRNKMTEAHLDCEIKGRHKHFYGIHQKMMAQQVSFENVYDILGFRIILDTVQQCYEALGVIHSIWKPIPKRFKDHIGIPKPNMYQSLHTTVIGPFGERVEIQIRTKEMDRVARDGIAAHWQYKEGNAVDEHDGQVFAWLRKLVEEQKYVKDPDEFMETVRIELFPDEVYVFTPQGDVLNLPRGATPVDFAYAIHSEVGNQCMGAKVNGRIVPLKYELKTGERIEITTSTNHSPSKDWLSFVKTARARSRIRQHIKAEEQEQSLALGREMCDKAFRKYHLSLNRHIKSGDIEKAVQDLGYKTADDLIAGVGYGKVTPLQVVRYFVPKSELMEPKESIVDKLKERIRRPKPKSGILVKGVDNVLVRYGKCCNPLPGDPVVGYITRGQGITVHRTTCIQALNMDSARRIELQWAPDADELYPVKIHVFCQDKMGLLASITAALSEVEANILDASVKTRADMRAECHFTISVSGAAHLDRIIKSIKKIKHVISVSRIAT; this comes from the coding sequence ATGATTCGTATCACCGACATCCTGGACCGCATCAGCGCCTACCACCCGGAAGCAAATTTGGATTTGGTGGAACGCGCCTATGTCTATTCGGCCCGTATTCATGATGGCCAGGTCAGACTCTCCGGCGAACCCTACTTGTCCCATCCCCTTGAGGTGGCTGGACTGTTGACCCAACTGAAGCTGGACACAATCAGTGTTGCCGCCGGGCTCCTCCATGATGTCTTAGAGGACACCAACACTACTGCCGAGGAACTGACAGAGATGTTTGGTCCACAGGTTACCCACATTGTGGAGGGGGTGACCAAGTTGAGTAGCCTGTCTTTCAGGAGTTCTGAAACACGGCAGGCCGAAAGCATCCGCAAGATGATTCTGGCAATGGCCGATGACATTCGCGTTATTCTAATTAAGCTCTGTGACAGGCTCCATAATATGCGGACACTCCAGTTCCAAAAGGAATACAAACAGGTCAGGATAGCCCAGGAAACCCTTGACATTTATGCCCCCATCGCAAATCGCCTGGGCATCTACTGGATCAAAAACGAACTTGAGGACATCTCGTTTTTGTACCTTTTTCCCCACGAGTACCGGGAAATTGCAAACCTGGTGGACACAAAAAAAGAGGAACAACAAAAACACATCGAGACAATGAAGGAAATCATCCGCAACAAGATGACCGAAGCACACCTCGACTGTGAAATTAAGGGCCGGCACAAGCATTTCTATGGAATCCACCAAAAAATGATGGCGCAACAGGTGAGCTTTGAGAATGTGTATGACATCCTTGGCTTCCGCATCATCCTTGATACTGTTCAACAATGCTACGAGGCCCTGGGGGTCATACATTCCATATGGAAGCCCATCCCAAAACGCTTCAAGGATCACATAGGAATTCCCAAGCCCAATATGTATCAATCCCTCCACACCACAGTGATCGGCCCTTTTGGCGAGCGTGTGGAGATCCAGATCCGTACGAAGGAGATGGACCGGGTGGCCAGGGACGGCATTGCAGCCCACTGGCAGTACAAAGAGGGAAATGCCGTTGATGAACACGATGGTCAGGTTTTTGCCTGGCTCCGCAAACTTGTTGAGGAGCAGAAATACGTCAAGGATCCCGACGAATTCATGGAGACCGTGCGGATTGAACTCTTCCCTGACGAGGTCTATGTTTTTACTCCCCAGGGTGACGTGTTGAATTTACCAAGAGGGGCCACCCCTGTGGATTTTGCTTATGCCATCCATTCCGAAGTGGGCAACCAGTGTATGGGCGCAAAAGTGAACGGTCGCATAGTTCCTCTGAAATATGAGCTGAAGACCGGGGAAAGGATTGAAATCACCACATCCACAAATCACAGTCCCAGTAAAGACTGGCTCAGCTTTGTAAAAACGGCAAGAGCGCGCTCCCGGATACGCCAGCACATCAAGGCCGAGGAACAAGAGCAGAGCCTGGCGCTCGGGCGTGAAATGTGTGACAAGGCCTTTAGGAAATACCATCTGAGCCTGAACAGGCATATCAAGTCAGGCGATATTGAAAAGGCTGTTCAGGATCTTGGCTACAAAACGGCAGACGACCTGATTGCCGGAGTAGGATACGGCAAAGTCACACCCTTACAGGTGGTCCGGTACTTTGTCCCCAAGTCTGAACTAATGGAGCCAAAAGAGAGTATTGTTGATAAGCTTAAGGAACGTATCCGCCGCCCAAAACCCAAGTCAGGCATCCTGGTCAAGGGCGTGGACAACGTCCTTGTCCGCTACGGCAAGTGCTGTAACCCTTTACCTGGCGATCCTGTTGTGGGATACATAACCCGGGGCCAGGGAATAACGGTTCATCGCACAACGTGCATACAAGCCCTGAACATGGATTCAGCCCGTCGGATCGAACTCCAATGGGCGCCGGACGCAGATGAACTCTACCCTGTGAAGATCCACGTGTTTTGCCAGGATAAGATGGGCCTTCTTGCCAGCATTACGGCAGCTTTAAGCGAGGTCGAGGCAAACATTCTGGATGCCAGTGTAAAGACGCGGGCGGACATGAGGGCGGAGTGCCACTTTACAATATCAGTATCAGGCGCTGCTCATCTGGACAGAATCATAAAATCAATAAAAAAGATCAAACACGTCATCAGCGTAAGCCGCATTGCAACCTAG
- a CDS encoding 50S ribosomal protein L28, translating to MAKVCEICGKKPMTGNNVSHAHNATKRRFYPNLQQVRAVRNGRVKRIKVCTRCIRSGLVEKPS from the coding sequence ATGGCAAAAGTCTGTGAAATATGTGGAAAGAAACCAATGACCGGCAACAACGTTAGCCATGCCCACAACGCGACTAAGCGACGCTTTTACCCGAATTTGCAGCAGGTTCGTGCTGTCCGCAATGGGCGAGTCAAGCGAATTAAGGTATGTACAAGGTGCATACGGTCGGGGCTGGTAGAAAAACCGTCCTGA
- the tsaA gene encoding tRNA (N6-threonylcarbamoyladenosine(37)-N6)-methyltransferase TrmO, translated as MNEIKYEPIGIIHSPFKEPQGTPIQPAGAKGIDGRVEVFPEYAEGLKDVEGFSHIFLIYHFHLSKKTSLKAKPFMDCKARGVFAMRGPSRPNPIGISVVRLVRIEGNILHIQDVDIVDGTPLLDIKPYVPKFDIREVEKIGWLEENVRKLSTSKDDGRFVE; from the coding sequence ATGAATGAAATAAAGTATGAGCCAATTGGAATCATTCATTCTCCGTTCAAAGAACCCCAGGGAACCCCAATACAACCGGCAGGCGCCAAGGGTATCGATGGAAGGGTTGAGGTGTTCCCGGAATATGCCGAGGGCCTAAAAGACGTTGAAGGGTTTTCTCATATTTTCTTGATATACCACTTTCACTTGTCCAAAAAGACCTCATTGAAAGCGAAGCCATTCATGGATTGCAAAGCACGCGGGGTCTTTGCAATGCGAGGCCCGAGCAGGCCGAACCCCATAGGGATCTCAGTGGTGCGTCTTGTCAGGATTGAAGGCAACATACTGCACATTCAAGATGTAGATATTGTAGATGGAACGCCCCTTTTGGATATCAAGCCGTATGTGCCGAAATTCGACATAAGAGAAGTAGAGAAAATAGGATGGCTTGAGGAAAACGTGCGCAAGCTTTCAACATCAAAGGATGATGGAAGGTTCGTAGAATGA